A genomic segment from bacterium encodes:
- the amrB gene encoding AmmeMemoRadiSam system protein B gives MKYLFSVLVILSLSFGAGKESEYCVSEGLFPSDPKVLWDEVSSFVKNSHTQFSFDEPLGILVPEESYVFSGIVLGAAFSSIMHADKDLIVFVVSAPEGHEGVNIVMGKRFATPLGTVLTDSVLAHEILRKTLTLYPTKECPTKGFWYSLPFVQYVFHSKPILVFVVGRNNIHNMDFIARSCAKAISGRKPLVIIASNLAESSADKCVDGLANKSLKMLLRLNVSGLKKAHESGDVGLSSYWAVLFGLKLLRQLGADSAILLKKFANYGFPARRAVSMAAMVWVKSRALPGRKVRHKQVDIYSLGDVLWEYTKALLLEEAPPRLPDEVANVRCGIFVTIEKNNRMVARVGSLFPAMPAEVMLRNIVNSIKSQNKLVSNFMREGGEITLRLGLARMVDCKVESSRNLGIYVRLGGRDGIIMPWEENDLPAKARLERACIQAGLPAKSWESPDAEVYFFELKTFENEIRLSKASR, from the coding sequence TTGAAATACTTATTTTCAGTCCTCGTTATTTTAAGTTTATCTTTCGGGGCCGGAAAAGAAAGCGAATATTGTGTTTCTGAAGGGCTTTTCCCCTCTGATCCCAAAGTTTTGTGGGATGAAGTATCCTCTTTTGTAAAAAATTCCCATACACAATTTAGTTTTGACGAACCACTGGGAATTCTGGTTCCAGAGGAAAGTTATGTTTTTTCTGGTATTGTTCTTGGTGCCGCTTTCAGTTCGATAATGCATGCTGATAAAGACCTCATAGTGTTTGTCGTAAGCGCTCCTGAAGGTCACGAGGGGGTCAATATCGTTATGGGAAAGCGGTTTGCTACCCCACTCGGAACTGTGCTCACAGATTCTGTTCTTGCGCATGAAATTTTAAGGAAAACTTTAACTCTTTACCCAACAAAGGAGTGTCCAACAAAGGGTTTTTGGTATTCGCTTCCATTCGTTCAGTATGTGTTTCACTCAAAACCTATTCTCGTGTTTGTCGTCGGGCGAAACAACATTCACAATATGGATTTTATTGCTCGCTCTTGTGCTAAAGCTATCTCGGGCAGAAAGCCATTGGTTATCATAGCGTCCAATCTCGCTGAGTCCTCCGCTGATAAATGCGTTGATGGGCTCGCCAACAAATCTTTAAAAATGCTTCTAAGGCTGAATGTGAGTGGGCTTAAGAAAGCCCATGAGTCGGGTGATGTGGGCCTTTCATCGTATTGGGCAGTTCTTTTTGGGCTTAAACTTCTAAGACAGCTTGGAGCTGATAGCGCAATCCTTTTAAAGAAATTTGCCAATTATGGCTTTCCGGCTCGAAGAGCTGTGTCCATGGCAGCTATGGTATGGGTAAAAAGTCGAGCCCTTCCCGGAAGAAAAGTTCGCCACAAGCAAGTTGATATCTATAGTTTGGGTGATGTGCTTTGGGAATACACAAAAGCTCTTCTTTTGGAGGAGGCGCCCCCAAGATTGCCCGATGAGGTTGCTAATGTAAGGTGTGGGATTTTTGTGACGATAGAAAAGAATAACAGGATGGTAGCGAGAGTGGGGAGTCTGTTCCCTGCAATGCCGGCGGAAGTAATGCTTAGAAACATTGTGAATTCAATAAAGTCCCAGAATAAGCTGGTATCGAATTTTATGAGGGAAGGCGGCGAGATAACGCTTAGGCTGGGGCTTGCGCGAATGGTTGACTGTAAAGTGGAGTCGTCCAGGAATCTCGGGATATATGTTCGCCTTGGCGGCAGAGATGGTATAATAATGCCATGGGAAGAAAACGACCTTCCCGCAAAGGCAAGGCTTGAAAGAGCATGTATCCAGGCTGGATTGCCCGCTAAAAGCTGGGAATCACCCGATGCTGAGGTGTATTTTTTTGAGTTGAAAACATTCGAGAACGAAATTCGACTGAGTAAGGCATCAAGATAA
- a CDS encoding biopolymer transporter ExbD: MKRRVEPLPATELTSLVDIIFQLMIFFLVSISILPAIKSAPQVEGLMNLPTPKRGDAEASVLIQIHKTPTGGLDYYVLQGNDESAEFYNWFKDKRQIVKIPSAYVAFRNAAQRYRVIYDERGLKAFLLDIRDNDPAVIIRAPGNIPYSDVVRITGFMHSIGIAKIAWVRGTLSDLKVEIKKSRRGRV; the protein is encoded by the coding sequence ATGAAAAGACGAGTAGAACCGCTCCCTGCAACGGAACTTACATCACTTGTGGACATTATATTCCAACTAATGATATTTTTCCTTGTTTCGATATCGATTCTTCCGGCTATAAAGTCGGCGCCGCAGGTTGAAGGGCTTATGAACCTTCCTACGCCTAAAAGAGGCGATGCAGAGGCATCCGTCCTTATTCAGATACACAAAACTCCCACAGGTGGACTCGATTATTATGTCCTTCAGGGCAACGACGAGTCCGCTGAGTTTTACAATTGGTTCAAGGACAAGAGACAAATAGTTAAAATTCCGTCTGCATATGTGGCATTCAGAAATGCTGCACAGCGATATAGAGTTATCTACGATGAGCGAGGGTTGAAAGCTTTTCTGCTCGATATAAGGGATAACGACCCTGCAGTCATAATAAGAGCTCCAGGAAATATACCATACAGTGATGTTGTAAGGATAACTGGGTTCATGCACTCGATAGGCATAGCGAAGATAGCCTGGGTCAGAGGCACGCTTTCGGACCTTAAGGTGGAGATCAAAAAGTCACGGAGGGGACGGGTATGA
- a CDS encoding T9SS type A sorting domain-containing protein — protein MRRIVLITVVALWGVLLAQTPPPLCAAISDPGYHIAPYSSIVIKVSPACASNPAGTRYQFWRHVVSARPTMEMMTIFMSQDSFVFTGAQDGEVFEYYVRALYGSDTSDWSDPLTIVHDINPPAPVPFLDVAHCVTGVDTYVQITWQRTIDSASSIMGYGIYRSMRYFDLWRIDAADPFLAFIPNDGSEIYYYIDNDVIYGRTYYYTVVPYDSAGVPVFVRGHHPLTGNPIKMARLIGPGFCETPICAILMPPPHWITRPSFTVYTDHTMCHPRPGIMYQYRQIDETTGDTLTSVWTVAPSYNWLTRDCHTYTFGVRAKLDTTVSDWSYQVPAVCDIGAPGCVDSLVATLSEAGIDVHFYVSDERALDCGSGVKCYKLFRFTDDELSSFFPVDTGDTRHLLYTFCPDSYKLNADYRYFDFASGLADDETYYYLVVVIDSLNQYSYCGRGMDSVIVDKITAAPMLIPLPTWSPGTGVTLSIVDTSHCDIVDIYIDVASSPDFTVDFTTIGPLDIHDPSLHNPDDHICEDWDTLKYYIGGLDEAQYYFRVWARDAIGNTSVYSNVVNTRFDNTPPAPTAVDSLHSYAKCTNELVIKLWFSPSTDAGVGVGQYHIYRSNSPGALGTEIGTINHNPFISVYTFVDESPNPGHNFRDNYYTILVSDNFGNTTTSGVQRGFSSETPPYPVRIDSVRTEYESGEMWLIVYWSDTTPSSYGTGGLGNMYRLQHSADSSWLCTGDPLLVKTEPLTFEHYMRLPRSIIIGSPVRYFHIATIDPWGNESGYSEPIAFFDSSWYTDSVVMHLYRGWNMISLPLLPRNTNVRDIFPSLIPGNCYTFNPVTRTYESVTNLRVGVGYWVLSRSDHYVMLRGYHIPEYIRTLEGAGYHMIGGISDTADFEVTPNGALARRLLSWWNPTIGRNGGYEDSDILVPGRGYFILLDSTATIHVPAGGARKSIIPESEVAVLNFEGQKLKLNTDGIDLPMPPPVFEVSLPHIVGENGEMLMWGSSNDGHWTIEVPESYNLTIEKLPKGHWQLSGPFGEQELAEGMSLSLKAGKYEVYYEYVPDKFVARAYPNPFNATAIIELEIPRRDNINVCILDINGRVIRNIYSGEVSQGVAKFVWDGKDEAGNELPSGVYFVRTLGTKFGSISRIVMVR, from the coding sequence ATGAGAAGAATCGTGTTAATAACGGTGGTTGCGTTGTGGGGTGTTTTGCTGGCGCAAACACCGCCGCCACTTTGCGCAGCTATATCCGACCCGGGCTATCACATAGCTCCTTACAGCTCGATAGTAATAAAAGTAAGCCCGGCGTGTGCGTCTAATCCAGCGGGGACGAGGTATCAGTTCTGGCGCCATGTGGTGAGTGCGCGCCCGACAATGGAGATGATGACTATATTTATGTCGCAGGACAGTTTCGTTTTCACGGGCGCACAGGATGGAGAGGTGTTTGAATATTATGTTCGTGCTCTTTACGGTTCCGATACCTCTGACTGGTCAGACCCGCTGACGATAGTTCACGACATTAACCCGCCGGCACCCGTTCCGTTTCTCGATGTCGCACATTGCGTTACGGGCGTTGACACTTATGTTCAGATAACCTGGCAACGAACCATTGACTCGGCCTCCTCAATCATGGGCTACGGCATCTACCGCTCGATGAGATATTTCGACTTGTGGCGAATCGATGCTGCTGACCCGTTCCTTGCTTTTATTCCAAACGATGGCTCGGAAATATACTACTATATCGATAATGATGTCATTTATGGTAGAACATATTACTATACCGTGGTTCCCTACGACAGCGCAGGGGTTCCCGTTTTCGTTAGAGGACATCATCCACTTACCGGCAATCCGATAAAGATGGCACGACTTATAGGGCCGGGTTTCTGCGAGACACCGATATGCGCGATCCTCATGCCGCCGCCTCATTGGATTACAAGACCTTCGTTCACGGTTTATACTGACCATACCATGTGCCATCCTCGCCCCGGAATAATGTATCAATATCGTCAGATAGATGAGACGACAGGCGATACCCTAACTTCTGTCTGGACTGTGGCACCCTCATATAACTGGCTCACGAGAGATTGCCATACTTATACTTTCGGCGTGCGGGCAAAGCTTGATACCACTGTTTCCGATTGGTCGTATCAGGTTCCGGCTGTCTGCGATATAGGTGCACCTGGCTGTGTTGACAGCCTTGTTGCAACGCTCAGCGAGGCGGGAATAGATGTTCACTTCTATGTCTCCGATGAACGCGCGCTTGATTGTGGCTCTGGCGTTAAATGTTACAAGCTTTTCCGTTTCACTGATGACGAGTTATCGTCGTTCTTCCCAGTGGATACTGGCGACACCAGGCATCTTTTGTATACTTTCTGCCCTGATAGCTACAAGTTGAATGCCGATTATCGTTATTTCGACTTTGCGAGCGGGCTGGCAGATGATGAAACCTACTACTATCTTGTCGTGGTTATAGACAGCCTTAACCAGTATTCCTATTGCGGCAGGGGAATGGATAGCGTCATAGTTGACAAAATAACGGCTGCTCCCATGCTTATACCTCTTCCGACATGGTCTCCCGGCACAGGTGTTACGCTTAGCATAGTTGACACAAGCCATTGCGATATAGTTGACATTTACATTGATGTTGCCTCATCGCCCGATTTTACTGTGGACTTCACGACCATAGGACCACTTGACATTCACGACCCGTCGCTACACAATCCTGACGACCACATTTGCGAGGACTGGGATACGCTTAAATACTACATTGGTGGTCTGGATGAAGCTCAGTATTATTTCAGGGTTTGGGCAAGGGATGCCATAGGCAACACATCCGTTTATTCTAATGTTGTCAATACACGCTTTGATAACACCCCCCCTGCGCCTACCGCTGTTGATTCGCTCCACAGTTATGCGAAGTGCACCAATGAGCTCGTAATAAAGCTATGGTTCTCACCTTCCACTGACGCCGGTGTTGGTGTGGGACAATATCATATTTATCGTTCGAATAGTCCCGGTGCATTAGGAACCGAAATAGGGACTATAAATCATAATCCATTTATAAGTGTTTATACATTCGTTGACGAGTCTCCCAATCCCGGGCACAATTTCAGGGACAATTACTACACGATATTGGTTTCTGACAATTTCGGTAATACTACTACCTCTGGAGTTCAGCGAGGATTCTCAAGTGAAACGCCACCCTATCCTGTAAGAATCGATTCCGTCCGCACGGAGTATGAGAGCGGCGAGATGTGGCTTATAGTTTACTGGTCCGACACAACTCCTTCGTCATACGGCACAGGTGGCTTGGGCAATATGTATAGACTTCAGCATTCGGCGGACAGCTCGTGGCTTTGCACCGGTGACCCGTTGCTGGTTAAAACTGAACCATTAACATTCGAGCATTATATGAGACTGCCGAGAAGCATAATTATAGGTTCACCAGTCAGGTACTTCCACATAGCGACTATAGACCCGTGGGGCAACGAGAGTGGATACTCAGAGCCGATAGCTTTCTTCGACTCATCTTGGTACACTGATTCCGTGGTTATGCACCTTTATCGTGGCTGGAACATGATCAGCTTGCCGCTTCTGCCGCGTAATACAAATGTTCGCGATATTTTCCCATCGTTAATTCCTGGCAATTGCTACACATTCAATCCGGTAACAAGAACTTATGAGAGCGTGACCAATCTTCGAGTCGGTGTCGGCTACTGGGTTTTGAGCCGGAGCGACCATTATGTTATGCTTAGGGGTTATCATATTCCGGAGTACATAAGAACGCTTGAGGGCGCTGGCTATCACATGATAGGTGGTATATCTGACACAGCTGATTTCGAGGTTACCCCCAACGGTGCCCTTGCAAGAAGGCTTCTTAGCTGGTGGAACCCCACAATAGGTCGTAATGGTGGGTATGAGGATTCCGACATTCTGGTTCCCGGACGCGGATACTTCATACTGCTCGATTCGACGGCTACGATTCATGTTCCCGCTGGTGGTGCCAGAAAGAGCATAATACCTGAGAGCGAGGTCGCCGTGCTTAACTTTGAGGGGCAAAAGCTAAAACTTAACACTGATGGGATTGACCTACCAATGCCGCCGCCCGTCTTTGAGGTGTCATTGCCGCATATCGTTGGTGAGAATGGCGAGATGCTCATGTGGGGAAGTTCGAACGATGGTCACTGGACTATCGAGGTTCCTGAATCGTATAATTTGACCATTGAAAAGCTTCCAAAGGGGCATTGGCAGCTTAGCGGTCCCTTCGGAGAGCAAGAGCTTGCGGAAGGCATGAGCCTTAGCCTTAAGGCGGGGAAGTATGAAGTTTATTACGAGTATGTGCCCGATAAGTTTGTAGCGCGGGCATACCCCAATCCGTTTAATGCTACTGCGATTATTGAGCTCGAGATTCCGCGAAGGGATAACATTAATGTGTGCATACTTGACATTAATGGGCGAGTTATTCGAAATATTTACAGCGGAGAAGTATCTCAGGGCGTTGCTAAATTCGTGTGGGATGGCAAGGACGAAGCAGGAAATGAACTTCCCAGCGGTGTTTACTTCGTGAGAACATTGGGGACTAAGTTCGGTTCGATATCGAGGATTGTCATGGTTCGATAA
- a CDS encoding M23 family metallopeptidase, which translates to MLVVTAESSIAMSCLAAGRIADNQPLSLALVEHGVPMKIVNLISVNLNKVFDLRKLRPGDGYEVRYGSDTSFEYFELRRSRWERYIIKRGRDSILVLKDTIPLVKVVCAASGVVKHTLWESMIKAGVEPEAILRFTDVLAYDFDFVTDTRDGHKFKILYEKQYFGDEVVGVGRVLAAMYETRKKKFVAIYYEDPDGRAGYFDLAGKSMKKSLLKAPLNYRRISSHFSTHRFHPILKRYLPHLGVDYVAPKGTPVVSSGNGVVVFAGWARGFGNFIKIKHDNGIETSYGHLSRFARGIRKGVRVRRGQVIGYVGATGLATGPHLDYRVKVKGKYVNPEKYAFPAEPPVKRKYMANYKKYANSVLTATDIFSKVGEHKSEKS; encoded by the coding sequence ATGCTGGTTGTTACAGCAGAATCAAGCATTGCAATGAGTTGCTTGGCTGCGGGAAGAATTGCTGACAATCAGCCATTATCACTGGCGCTGGTTGAACATGGTGTTCCGATGAAAATAGTCAATCTAATATCTGTAAATCTTAATAAGGTCTTTGACCTGAGGAAACTTCGACCGGGCGATGGCTACGAAGTTCGTTACGGCAGCGATACATCGTTCGAGTATTTTGAGCTAAGACGCTCTCGATGGGAACGATACATAATAAAGCGTGGGAGAGATAGCATACTCGTTCTCAAAGACACGATACCGCTGGTTAAGGTTGTTTGCGCTGCGAGCGGTGTTGTGAAGCATACACTTTGGGAATCCATGATCAAGGCTGGTGTCGAACCGGAAGCAATATTAAGGTTCACCGATGTTTTGGCATACGATTTCGATTTTGTTACTGATACCAGGGATGGTCATAAATTCAAGATATTGTATGAAAAACAATACTTTGGTGATGAGGTAGTCGGGGTGGGGCGTGTTCTTGCTGCAATGTATGAGACCAGAAAGAAAAAGTTTGTGGCAATTTACTATGAGGACCCCGACGGCAGAGCGGGGTATTTTGACCTGGCTGGCAAGTCGATGAAAAAATCCTTGCTTAAGGCGCCGCTTAATTATCGTCGCATAAGTTCTCACTTTTCGACGCATAGATTTCATCCCATACTTAAGCGTTATCTTCCCCATTTGGGTGTTGACTATGTAGCTCCCAAGGGCACCCCTGTGGTGTCCTCGGGCAATGGTGTTGTTGTGTTTGCGGGATGGGCTCGTGGTTTCGGGAATTTCATAAAAATAAAACATGACAATGGAATAGAGACATCATACGGGCATTTATCTCGTTTTGCACGCGGCATAAGGAAAGGAGTAAGGGTTCGTCGAGGTCAGGTTATAGGCTATGTTGGAGCAACTGGACTTGCTACAGGTCCTCATCTTGACTATAGGGTTAAGGTAAAAGGAAAATATGTTAATCCGGAAAAATATGCGTTTCCTGCTGAACCACCTGTTAAGAGAAAGTATATGGCGAATTATAAAAAATATGCAAATTCGGTACTTACTGCTACCGATATTTTCTCAAAAGTAGGCGAACATAAATCGGAGAAATCATGA
- a CDS encoding PorV/PorQ family protein — protein sequence MRSAGYLIIALGLIISLALAQDGVYGKPGEYLRFGTCARGLALGGAYSTIVNNADALLYNPAGLGALERWELAVTHAQLFLDSRYENVSFGYPIGKIGNIGLSLTSFGISKFEGRDQFSRPTGEFSLNDIAISAGFGRWFWGRRFRMGISGKYLSSSMGDYSASGFGGVDFGVVTKDIMRKFRVGLAVYNLGASEIAGDKLPMVIRFGVGIKPIRRIFLLADVEKVEDVIRPHFGVEAKITKFLLLRGGYNMNEVTFGLGLALDRMISSMRGLGRPSLDYAGAVMNPVGNDYMRFTLTFHGAERYKLSDLMAQTDPCARLTEFEGLLDKDGLIGAKANLIFGDCYFTYESKKAPLSAAPNFKDIYPFFKEAYIGKFGANWVQNILATEGSNLVFSQRTHYMFAEVSMHKQINEETKNLIQDLISLGGDSAQYDVRLQYDLAYTYEVLGYLDSAKALYTEIANMTELEDPVRPLAMYRLAYLTRESDPTGAIGLLKKLVQKFGFGFYDENWGRLSYPMFPKKYKDNSIADDALLLMGDIYAAQGGEDNAKNALIAYLDIILFYPDADREVVTAAAQRAANIYDKLGMTKEAENMRKLAGSL from the coding sequence ATGAGATCCGCTGGATACCTAATTATCGCATTAGGGCTTATAATAAGCCTTGCGTTAGCCCAGGACGGGGTTTACGGCAAACCCGGTGAATACCTGAGGTTCGGCACATGCGCGCGAGGACTTGCTCTTGGTGGCGCATACTCTACTATTGTAAACAATGCTGATGCGCTGCTTTACAACCCCGCAGGACTGGGTGCTCTCGAAAGATGGGAGCTTGCAGTAACCCATGCACAGCTGTTCCTCGACTCGAGGTATGAAAATGTTTCTTTCGGCTATCCTATCGGGAAAATAGGCAATATAGGGCTATCTCTGACAAGCTTTGGTATATCGAAATTTGAAGGCAGAGACCAGTTCAGCAGACCGACAGGCGAGTTCTCGCTCAACGATATTGCTATAAGCGCCGGTTTCGGAAGATGGTTTTGGGGAAGAAGGTTCAGAATGGGTATTTCGGGAAAGTATCTGAGTTCTTCCATGGGCGATTATTCCGCAAGCGGATTTGGAGGCGTTGATTTCGGCGTGGTTACCAAGGACATAATGCGAAAGTTCCGCGTCGGACTGGCTGTATACAATCTTGGAGCATCTGAAATAGCTGGAGATAAACTCCCAATGGTTATAAGGTTTGGCGTGGGAATAAAGCCGATAAGGCGTATTTTCCTGCTTGCTGATGTGGAGAAAGTCGAGGATGTGATAAGACCTCATTTTGGAGTAGAGGCGAAGATAACCAAGTTCCTGCTGCTTCGCGGTGGCTATAACATGAACGAGGTCACATTCGGGCTGGGACTCGCTCTCGACAGGATGATAAGTTCGATGCGTGGTCTTGGGCGACCTTCACTCGACTATGCTGGCGCTGTTATGAATCCTGTGGGCAATGATTACATGAGGTTCACGCTTACTTTTCACGGTGCCGAGCGTTATAAGCTTTCGGACCTTATGGCTCAAACGGATCCATGTGCGAGACTAACGGAATTTGAGGGATTGCTGGATAAGGACGGTCTTATAGGTGCTAAAGCGAACCTTATTTTTGGTGACTGCTACTTTACTTATGAAAGCAAGAAAGCACCACTCTCCGCAGCGCCTAATTTCAAAGATATTTATCCATTCTTCAAGGAAGCTTACATTGGAAAATTTGGCGCGAACTGGGTGCAGAACATACTCGCTACTGAAGGTTCGAACCTTGTGTTCTCACAGCGAACTCATTATATGTTCGCTGAGGTTTCGATGCATAAACAGATAAACGAGGAGACGAAGAATCTTATACAGGATCTTATTTCCCTTGGTGGCGATAGCGCCCAATATGATGTAAGACTTCAATACGATCTTGCGTACACATATGAGGTTCTGGGATATCTCGATAGCGCTAAGGCGCTCTATACCGAGATAGCTAACATGACAGAGCTTGAGGATCCCGTGCGACCACTCGCCATGTACAGACTTGCTTATCTGACGCGTGAAAGTGACCCAACTGGTGCTATAGGGCTTCTTAAGAAGCTCGTTCAAAAGTTTGGCTTTGGATTTTACGACGAAAATTGGGGCAGGCTATCTTACCCCATGTTCCCGAAAAAATACAAGGACAATTCCATAGCCGATGATGCCTTATTGCTTATGGGCGATATTTATGCTGCTCAGGGTGGAGAGGATAATGCGAAGAACGCTTTAATAGCTTATCTTGACATAATACTGTTTTACCCAGATGCGGACAGAGAGGTGGTTACCGCTGCTGCTCAAAGGGCTGCGAACATCTACGATAAGCTTGGAATGACTAAAGAAGCTGAGAATATGCGGAAACTCGCTGGTTCTCTGTAA
- a CDS encoding dephospho-CoA kinase, with protein MYLVGITGPIASGKTSVAKMYKEMGAYLIDADKIGHQLLERPDIKKRIIEEFGDEILTDKGKIDREKLGAIVFSDISRLEALNDIIQKPLVDIIKEQILELQESGFPGIVVIDAALLPKWDIVKLMDLVLVVDAPRWQRMNRLVRQRGLPQDEAERRIEVHEELFKEFFPKQTIVVKNNGDFMELRVQAMRAWLEIKDRMRQKAEKEIK; from the coding sequence ATGTATCTTGTGGGAATAACAGGCCCAATAGCCTCTGGCAAGACATCTGTCGCAAAAATGTACAAAGAAATGGGGGCTTATCTCATAGATGCTGACAAGATAGGGCATCAACTTCTTGAGAGGCCTGACATAAAGAAACGGATCATTGAGGAATTCGGAGACGAGATTTTAACCGATAAGGGCAAGATTGACCGCGAAAAACTTGGTGCGATAGTTTTTTCGGACATATCAAGGCTTGAGGCGCTAAATGACATTATTCAAAAGCCATTGGTCGACATAATTAAGGAGCAAATTCTCGAACTTCAGGAGAGCGGTTTTCCCGGGATTGTGGTTATAGATGCAGCTCTGCTTCCCAAGTGGGACATAGTAAAACTTATGGACCTTGTTCTCGTTGTGGATGCGCCACGATGGCAGAGGATGAATAGGCTTGTGAGGCAAAGAGGTCTGCCACAGGATGAAGCTGAGCGACGAATAGAGGTTCATGAGGAGCTTTTTAAGGAGTTTTTCCCAAAACAAACCATTGTGGTCAAAAACAACGGCGATTTTATGGAATTAAGGGTTCAAGCTATGAGAGCTTGGCTTGAAATAAAAGATAGAATGAGGCAAAAAGCCGAAAAAGAAATAAAATAA
- a CDS encoding biopolymer transporter ExbD encodes MKRREEPLPKAEWTSLVDIIFQLLIFFMVTMALGTMLKQSAAQVAGQEKKDLPQLPAVEKLSSVDWEVTEGYLLHIDRLQKPPFNGDLAAYILDPAVPTVKEAEAESSHAHGPFPLEKAKRILQRRIEDEIFMGNPPPRLEIRAHKDTPFGYILDIMEFCDRDSIEVVGFRFSHIKKRLF; translated from the coding sequence ATGAAGAGGCGCGAAGAACCACTTCCAAAAGCCGAGTGGACATCACTTGTGGATATTATCTTTCAGTTGCTAATATTCTTCATGGTTACCATGGCGCTGGGAACGATGCTTAAGCAGTCTGCGGCACAGGTAGCGGGTCAGGAGAAAAAGGACTTACCTCAACTCCCTGCGGTTGAAAAGCTCTCATCAGTGGATTGGGAGGTTACTGAGGGATACTTACTTCATATAGATAGATTACAGAAGCCACCTTTCAATGGTGACCTTGCAGCATATATACTCGACCCTGCGGTGCCAACAGTTAAAGAAGCAGAAGCCGAGTCTTCTCATGCGCATGGTCCATTCCCGTTGGAAAAAGCGAAAAGGATACTTCAGCGGAGGATTGAAGATGAGATATTTATGGGGAATCCACCTCCACGGCTTGAGATACGCGCTCATAAGGATACGCCTTTCGGATACATTCTCGATATAATGGAATTCTGCGACCGAGACTCCATCGAAGTAGTAGGGTTCAGATTTTCTCACATCAAGAAAAGACTATTTTAG
- a CDS encoding MotA/TolQ/ExbB proton channel family protein, which produces MHGKLTLLALVVLSAMALMPVHAQEYMDSIWVHISSADESKDEAGNLQVTLGWEVYIKRYNPRRKTYSDWEKVMSPSDLGLTFRAEVSTDSTFTTIADKKETNELSVIFTGLNFGQHYWWRVVLASPPYPSKWDFAEGVVFKHAAVVTKKRGIFAAYWNFIKRGGKAFMIAQHALLLFGIVTWILIWRRLWLANIFPPNKPSLLYRILPVDRVGKTEVESERGNIFLREVAKYWSKAMESMSVGPEDFPTKEDFLKADEKVEEEIAKRKWLEIGLPNVEKAIEICKNGVPGIKLPKKPLDYPTVRVFLAALENHRANRNNFYASQEMDRAADNTMIKEVDQLKGWEVTALWAVGSIEPMLGLFGTVVGIRQAFGKIEETVRTNPNVQLNVIVPQLAGGIYVALITTIVGLMFGIPMMLLHYYYRGKVDWIFGKWEEIMTNILNQA; this is translated from the coding sequence ATGCACGGGAAACTAACACTGCTGGCTCTTGTGGTTTTAAGCGCTATGGCACTGATGCCAGTGCATGCACAAGAGTACATGGACTCTATTTGGGTTCATATTTCGTCAGCAGATGAGTCAAAGGACGAAGCTGGAAACCTTCAGGTAACACTTGGATGGGAAGTCTATATTAAACGATATAATCCCAGAAGGAAAACCTATTCCGATTGGGAAAAAGTAATGTCCCCATCTGACCTCGGGCTTACATTTCGTGCTGAAGTCTCCACCGATTCTACCTTCACCACAATAGCTGATAAAAAGGAAACAAATGAGCTTTCCGTGATATTCACAGGTCTCAATTTCGGTCAGCACTATTGGTGGCGAGTGGTCTTGGCATCGCCGCCGTATCCGTCGAAATGGGACTTCGCAGAGGGTGTTGTTTTCAAGCATGCCGCTGTCGTTACTAAAAAAAGAGGAATATTTGCCGCCTACTGGAATTTCATCAAAAGAGGTGGTAAAGCATTCATGATTGCTCAGCACGCGCTCCTTTTGTTCGGGATAGTAACATGGATACTTATCTGGCGAAGATTATGGCTGGCTAACATATTCCCACCGAATAAACCGAGCCTTCTTTATAGAATCCTTCCTGTTGATAGAGTAGGTAAAACTGAGGTGGAGAGCGAAAGAGGTAATATATTCCTTCGCGAGGTGGCAAAATACTGGTCGAAAGCTATGGAATCCATGTCTGTAGGACCTGAGGACTTCCCTACTAAGGAGGACTTCCTTAAGGCAGATGAGAAAGTCGAGGAAGAGATTGCTAAGAGGAAATGGCTTGAGATTGGTTTGCCCAATGTTGAGAAAGCCATAGAGATTTGCAAAAATGGTGTGCCGGGCATAAAGCTCCCCAAAAAGCCGCTCGATTATCCGACTGTTAGGGTATTCCTTGCTGCGTTGGAAAACCACAGGGCTAACAGGAACAATTTCTATGCTTCCCAAGAGATGGACCGTGCTGCTGATAATACCATGATTAAGGAAGTCGACCAACTGAAAGGCTGGGAGGTAACAGCACTCTGGGCTGTTGGGTCTATTGAGCCCATGCTCGGACTTTTTGGAACGGTTGTAGGTATAAGACAGGCATTCGGTAAAATCGAGGAAACCGTGAGAACCAATCCTAATGTCCAGCTTAATGTTATCGTGCCGCAGCTTGCAGGTGGTATTTATGTCGCTTTGATAACCACCATTGTAGGTCTTATGTTCGGAATACCTATGATGCTTCTGCACTACTATTATCGTGGTAAAGTCGATTGGATCTTCGGTAAGTGGGAAGAGATTATGACAAACATCCTTAACCAGGCTTGA